A part of Crassostrea angulata isolate pt1a10 chromosome 5, ASM2561291v2, whole genome shotgun sequence genomic DNA contains:
- the LOC128186244 gene encoding uncharacterized protein LOC128186244, translating to MRLDQLRRKTKRIGKLKLEDRNYVQNKRQENGHPVRVNADGNYDYDFEGIDDDRETDVVSKRKEEEQNRVVTKELQQISIPQGILCSECAKIGTYDLNSNVPKGNTNLAGDDRTSDSRERCSICQTLGTSSEDHIDTVKMSVLYSHEFYDKYSREKRPGNLTDSGDSSTRENSTVKDKNSDRLQREKSIDQTEPKKSSRRPFANSVRIPGAQQEKGEHVVIGNMQRENAIFEGKENLTTKHDSGNLSQTDDKCNNKAMNNSRNRDSKSGTSLPEIVSKISLVDPNENKSLDILRRKFSDDRSLAHESLASSGQNSKKDQDSSEKPRSFILAATRRNADRFSSMYMKRAMKGSTVRKDLMNKYGDSEHHQHREKYTVESLGLTFGIPEFNLRLAGRTVNKSSVSPRRPNSHRSTQSSNSQSFFPPIKSAQRHSFSLQGF from the exons ATGAGGTTGGACCAATTAAGACGCAAAACAAAACGTATAGGTAAGCTTAAACTAGAGGATCGAAACTATGTCCAAAACAAAAGACAAGAGAATGGTCATCCAGTGCGAGTAAATGCAGACGGTAACTATGATTATGACTTCGAAGGCATCGATGACGACAGAGAGACAGATGTGGTGTCAAAAAGGAAGGAAGAGGAACAGAACCGAGTGGTTACGAAGGAATTGCAGCAAATTAGTATTCCGCAAGGAATTCTTTGTAGTGAATGTGCCAAAATAGGAACGTACGATCTGAATTCGAACGTTCCAAAAGGTAATACAAACCTGGCTGGGGACGATAGAACTAGCGACAGCAGAGAAAGGTGTTCGATCTGCCAGACTTTAGGGACAAGCAGTGAGGACCATATAGACACTGTCAAAATGTCGGTGCTATACTCCCATgaattttatgacaaatattCCAGGGAAAAACGACCGGGAAATCTGACAGATTCAGGCGACTCCTCCACAAGGGAAAACTCTACGGTAAAAGACAAAAACTCGGATCGACTTCAAAGGGAAAAATCTATCGATCAGACGGAACCGAAAAAATCAAGCAGACGACCGTTTGCAAACAGTGTTCGAATCCCAGGGGCACAACAAGAAAAAGGAGAACATGTTGTGATTGGGAATATGCAAAGAGAGAACGCAATATTTGAAGGAAAGGAGAACTTGACGACAAAACATGACTCAGGTAATTTATCTCAAACAGATGATAAGTGCAATAATAAAGCAATGAATAACAGTAGAAACCGAGACAGCAAATCAGGGACGTCACTTCCGGAAATTGTGAGTAAAATTTCTCTAGTGGATCCAAATGAAAACAAGTCACTTGACATCTTGAGGAGAAAGTTCTCGGACGATCGCTCCTTGGCTCACGAATCTCTCGCCTCCTCGGGCCAAAATTCAAAGAAAGATCAGGACTCCTCAGAAAAGCCGCGGTCCTTCATTCTAGCGGCCACAAGGAGGAACGCTGACCGATTTTCCAGCATGTACATGAAGCGCGCAATGAAAGGGAGCACAGTTCGTAAAGATTTGATGAACAAATACGGAGATTCAGAACATCATCAACACCGAG AAAAGTACACGGTGGAAAGTCTCGGTTTGACTTTTGGAATTCCGGAATTCAACCTTCGATTGGCGGGAAGGACTGTGAATAAATCATCCGTGTCACCAAGGAGACCAAATAGCCATAGGTCAACCCAGAGTTCAAATTCACAATCTTTTTTTCCACCTATCAAATCAGCCCAAAGACATTCGTTTTCTCTACAAGGCTTTTAA
- the LOC128183624 gene encoding NADP-dependent malic enzyme-like, whose translation MSTKVAMRAQSQLLTALLRGRFAQPLVCTFNTTTVTSKRAMPIGAKKDLINHSRARGIDIIRTPKLNKGQAFTLEERQLMGIHGLIPAAIITQDQQMERVMVNFRSRATDVDRYIYLNALAERNERLFYRCLVEHTEEMMPIVYTPTVGKACQLYGTIYRKPRGLFLSINDRGHLYEMICNWPEIDVKAIVATDGERILGLGDLGAYGMGIPVGKLSLYTALGGIPPEQLLPVMLDVGTNNEALLNDPLYIGLRQKRATGQVYDDFIDEFMEAVRKRYGQDTLIQFEDFGNHNAFRFLEKYRDKFCMFNDDIQGTASVAAAGVFASLKITGKKLRDNVFLFQGAGEANLGIATLLSLAMQEEGASKEEADSKMWLVDSKGLLVKDRPKGGITGHKAVFAKEHAPVETLEEAVKTIKPTAIIGAAAVPHAFTEGIIRDMAAFNERPIIFALSNPTSMSECSAEEAYNFSEGRCVFASGSPFDPVVYNGKTLYPGQGNNAYIFPGVALAAITCGIRHISEKVFLTAAQTLAGLVTEENLSNGRVYPPLQTIRECSIQIATSIAEEVYRDKQASYYPEPEDKMEFIRDYVYSTDYECFVPETWQWKKPEEK comes from the exons ATGAGCACTAAGGTAGCGATGAGGGCCCAGAGCCAGCTCTTGACAGCTCTGTTGAGAGGAAG GTTTGCGCAACCACTGGTTTGTACATTCAATACAACTACTGTGACATCGAAACGTGCAATGCCAATAGGTGCGAAGAAGGATCTTATTAACCACTCCAGGGCAAGGGGCATTGATATTATTCGGACCCCCAAGTTAAACAag ggTCAAGCCTTTACTCTTGAGGAGAGACAGTTAATGGGAATTCATGGCCTGATCCCTGCTGCTATCATAACCCAAGACCAGCAGATGGAGAGGGTGATGGTCAACTTCCGATCTCGAGCAACAGATGTAGATCGCTACATCTATCTCAATGCCCTGGCAGAGCGTAATGAGAGGCTGTTTTATCGCTGTCTAGTAGAACACACGGAGGAAATGATGCCTATCGTGTACACCCCTACAGTAGGCAAAGCTTGCCAACTTTATGGTACAATCTACAGGAAACCTAG AGGTCTGTTTCTGTCCATTAATGATAGAGGACATCTCTATGAGATGATTTGCAATTGGCCTGAGATTGATGTGAAG GCAATAGTGGCCACAGACGGTGAGAGGATCCTTGGTCTAGGTGACCTTGGGGCCTATGGAATGGGAATCCCGGTCGGTAAACTTTCCCTCTACACCGCCCTAGGGGGCATTCCCCCTGAGCAGCTCCTACCAGTCATGTTAGATGTTGGAACAAACAATGAG gCTTTGCTAAATGACCCGTTATATATTGGGCTGCGACAGAAGAGAGCGACGGGGCAGGTGTATGATGACTTCATTGATGAGTTCATGGAGGCAGTTAGGAAGAG GTATGGTCAAGACACTTTGATCCAGTTTGAAGACTTTGGCAATCACAATGCCTTCAGATTTTTGGAGAAGTACAGAGACAAATTCTGCATGTTCAATGATGATATCCAAG GAACAGCATCAGTGGCAGCAGCTGGGGTGTTTGCTTCATTGAAAATCACTGGCAAAAAACTCAGGGATAATGTCTTCCTCTTCCAGGGAGCAGGAGAG GCAAATTTAGGAATAGCTACTTTGTTGTCTTTGGCTATGCAAGAGGAAGGAGCCTCCAAAGAGGAGGCAGACAGCAAGATGTGGTTGGTCGACTCAAAGGGGCTTCTAGTCAAG gatCGACCCAAGGGAGGAATTACTGGACACAAGGCAGTTTTTGCAAAAGAACATGCCCCTGTTGAAACCCTAGAAGAGGCCGTAAAAACAATCAAACCAACCGCTATCATAG GGGCAGCTGCAGTGCCGCATGCGTTCACAGAGGGAATTATAAGAGATATGGCAGCCTTCAATGAGCGTCCAATCATATTCGCTCTTAGTAATCCAACAAGTATGTCAGAATGCTCAGCAGAGGAAGCGTACAACTTCAGTGaa GGTAGATGTGTTTTTGCCAGTGGAAGTCCATTTGATCCCGTTGTTTACAATGGGAAAACTCTGTACCCCGGTCAAGGAAACAATGCCTACATTTTCCCTGGGGTAGCGCTGGCTGCAATCACCTGTGGAATCCGTCACATTTCAGAGAAAGTTTTCCTCACAGCAGCACAG ACATTAGCAGGATTGGTTACAGAAGAAAACCTCTCAAATGGTCGAGTCTACCCTCCGCTACAGACAATCCGAGAGTGTTCTATCCAGATAGCCACCTCTATAGCCGAGGAAGTCTACCGGGATAAGCAGGCCTCCTACTATCCGGAACCAGAGGATAAGATGGAGTTTATCCGCGATTATGTCTACTCCACCGATTACGAATGCTTCGTACCCGAGACCTGGCAATGGAAGAAGCCAGAAGAAAAGTAG